The Candidatus Babeliales bacterium genome includes a region encoding these proteins:
- the rpsB gene encoding 30S ribosomal protein S2: MIDFKKLAKAGVHFGHQTSRWSPKMAPYIWGHRSGIHLIDISKTAQQLEQAANFLESIAAEGKQILWVGTKKAAQDAIFAAGESVSMPTVIHRWIGGTLTNYSQVKKSITRLLHLEDILDKSVEFSYKKKELNTFNKMAQRLEHSIGGIRKLRWPVGAIVVVDVRKEQTALREAAVMGIPVVALVDTNADPSMVDYVIPGNDDSPKSVRLITDYLAEAVRRGLEKKTADVVEEPTIQEKSLVEVVQEDSSEEKADALANKKKVGLKGPIKKATSKPKMMKRPVSPKTVEDDADNSDEE, translated from the coding sequence ATGATAGATTTCAAAAAGTTGGCAAAAGCAGGTGTTCATTTTGGGCACCAAACTTCTCGCTGGTCTCCTAAGATGGCTCCTTATATTTGGGGGCATCGTAGCGGGATCCACCTCATCGATATTTCAAAAACAGCTCAGCAACTTGAACAAGCTGCAAATTTTCTTGAGTCAATCGCGGCAGAAGGCAAGCAGATTTTGTGGGTAGGAACTAAGAAGGCTGCACAGGATGCTATTTTTGCTGCAGGTGAATCTGTCTCAATGCCAACGGTAATTCACCGCTGGATTGGTGGGACATTGACCAACTATTCTCAAGTGAAAAAGTCCATTACGCGACTTCTCCATCTTGAAGATATTCTTGATAAGTCGGTTGAGTTTTCATACAAGAAAAAAGAGCTTAATACCTTCAACAAGATGGCTCAGCGGCTAGAGCATAGCATTGGAGGCATTCGTAAACTTCGTTGGCCGGTAGGGGCTATCGTTGTAGTTGACGTTCGTAAAGAACAAACTGCACTTCGAGAAGCAGCTGTTATGGGCATTCCGGTAGTTGCATTGGTTGATACTAACGCGGATCCTTCGATGGTAGATTACGTGATTCCTGGAAATGATGACTCTCCGAAGTCAGTTCGTTTGATTACGGATTACTTGGCAGAAGCTGTGAGGCGTGGTTTAGAAAAAAAGACGGCTGACGTAGTAGAAGAACCAACTATTCAAGAAAAATCTCTTGTTGAAGTTGTTCAAGAGGATTCATCTGAAGAAAAGGCTGATGCTCTTGCTAACAAGAAAAAGGTTGGCCTAAAAGGTCCCATCAAGAAAGCCACTTCAAAGCCAAAGATGATGAAGCGGCCTGTATCACCGAAGACGGTTGAAGACGACGCTGACAATAGCGACGAAGAATAA
- the dnaX gene encoding DNA polymerase III subunit gamma/tau produces MVTIMEQQHLNLARKWRSKTFDTIVGQELPVRMLKNSLYLQHFFPVYLLSGQRGCGKTTTARVFAAAVNCEQLPEFQKHPKNISIPCLECASCQAMGQGAHPDFIEIDAASHTGVDNVRTIIDAASFMPLSGRKKIYLIDEAHMLSKAAFNAFLKILEDPPPSVLFMLATTDPQKIIQTVTSRSFQLFFPPIKNEALHAHLRNVCDTESIKADDGALALMVRESEGSARDALNLLEQVRFSSEAVTTDAVLNVLGHVSDEIMSRLLVHLLQGTYQNVLSFIADVHLETYAPERVYHKLLHFVRSALWVSYGVALKEQTFDPNIVSEGLVMSSKKKIEKIMRVCCTHEQAFLRTTKKHLFLETMFLDMCSDMGVELPRATIREKAVEMKPNITQPIVQSKQEASLPQQQQPVHGAPWEMFLKELNKEQDPLISSMFSQAKCLQHDATCVSLQFGKQLSFFQDLIQEGRTVWAPVLKKIFGEGVELKTSFDGDVPVNETALKENIEKTTQSQTIVRQAKQVSRTIKREVRVDVSDEEAWKYTHAILKQFPGTVTEIVGENDEESA; encoded by the coding sequence GTGGTAACAATAATGGAACAGCAACACCTGAATCTGGCGCGAAAATGGCGATCAAAAACATTTGATACCATTGTGGGGCAAGAACTTCCCGTTCGTATGCTCAAGAATAGCCTCTATCTTCAGCATTTTTTCCCCGTATATTTACTTTCAGGACAGCGAGGATGTGGTAAAACAACAACGGCACGTGTCTTTGCGGCAGCAGTTAATTGTGAGCAGCTTCCTGAATTTCAAAAACATCCCAAGAACATTTCTATTCCATGTTTAGAATGTGCTTCATGCCAAGCAATGGGCCAGGGGGCCCATCCGGATTTTATTGAAATAGATGCTGCATCACATACTGGTGTTGATAATGTCAGAACGATTATTGATGCAGCGTCATTTATGCCGCTCTCGGGTAGGAAAAAAATCTATCTTATCGACGAAGCGCATATGCTCAGCAAAGCAGCATTCAACGCATTTTTGAAGATCTTGGAAGATCCTCCTCCATCGGTTCTGTTTATGCTGGCAACAACAGATCCGCAAAAAATTATTCAAACGGTTACCTCTCGAAGTTTTCAACTTTTTTTCCCTCCCATCAAAAATGAGGCGCTGCATGCCCATCTTCGGAATGTGTGCGATACAGAATCAATTAAAGCAGACGATGGAGCTCTTGCGCTTATGGTGAGAGAGTCAGAAGGGTCAGCACGGGATGCATTAAATCTTCTCGAGCAGGTACGGTTTTCGTCAGAAGCTGTGACGACGGATGCAGTCTTGAATGTATTGGGCCATGTCAGTGATGAAATCATGTCAAGGTTACTTGTTCATCTTCTACAAGGAACATATCAAAATGTGCTGTCGTTTATCGCAGATGTTCATTTAGAAACATATGCGCCAGAACGTGTGTATCACAAATTATTACATTTTGTTCGATCGGCGCTATGGGTGAGTTATGGGGTAGCTCTCAAAGAGCAGACATTTGATCCGAACATTGTGAGCGAGGGTCTTGTGATGAGTTCTAAGAAGAAAATTGAAAAAATCATGCGTGTGTGCTGTACGCATGAACAGGCATTTTTAAGAACAACAAAAAAGCATCTTTTTCTTGAAACAATGTTTCTTGATATGTGCTCCGATATGGGTGTCGAATTGCCGCGTGCCACCATTCGCGAAAAAGCTGTTGAGATGAAACCAAACATAACCCAGCCTATAGTGCAATCGAAGCAAGAAGCATCCCTCCCTCAGCAACAGCAACCAGTCCATGGAGCACCATGGGAAATGTTTTTGAAAGAACTAAATAAGGAACAGGATCCCCTGATCTCTTCTATGTTTTCGCAAGCTAAGTGTTTACAGCATGATGCTACTTGTGTATCTCTGCAATTTGGTAAGCAGCTCTCCTTTTTTCAGGATTTGATCCAAGAAGGGCGTACTGTTTGGGCGCCTGTGTTGAAAAAAATATTTGGTGAGGGAGTTGAGCTTAAAACTTCATTTGATGGCGATGTTCCCGTGAACGAAACGGCGTTAAAAGAAAATATCGAAAAGACGACGCAATCACAGACGATAGTAAGGCAGGCGAAACAGGTTTCACGGACCATAAAGAGAGAGGTTCGTGTTGATGTCTCGGACGAGGAGGCATGGAAGTACACGCATGCAATCTTGAAGCAGTTTCCTGGAACGGTAACCGAAATTGTGGGAGAAAACGATGAAGAATCTGCGTAG
- the der gene encoding ribosome biogenesis GTPase Der, whose amino-acid sequence MKNLRSVLLVGRTNVGKSTLFNRLSSRVKSMTFDQEGVTRDYITDLVQWRDIEFELIDSAGLSFRKYSDHLEETVRQGALKLLERAQVIVFVVDGKAGLLPEDQEIARALHRTGKPIIVAVNKMDTKLAQEQQYEFQQLGYATYVPISAQHGTNIDELLDSIIEQVKTTKGRTVEEKPSFKVTLLGKPNVGKSSLMNMLLNKQRSLVTEVAGTTREPLTENITFYHDVISVTDTPGVRRKRSVGEDLEQLMVKSALSAVRTTDVVLLLVDAAEGGFADQELKLAFYAFEDKKKALVLLFNKYDLMTDELRDLWKRSLDAYAHFFRKIYTMNISCKDGKNVGKLMPLLHDLWKTYHKEFSNEELTLLFQQALQKTPLYRQEKMLKVHRAEFVKSGPPMIALVVNYPEFFGPSQLMFFENILRDYTNLKSIPVKIVIKTKS is encoded by the coding sequence ATGAAGAATCTGCGTAGTGTCTTATTAGTAGGAAGAACTAATGTTGGTAAGTCAACTTTGTTTAATAGGCTTTCATCCCGTGTCAAAAGTATGACCTTTGATCAGGAAGGTGTTACTCGAGATTATATTACCGATTTAGTACAGTGGCGTGATATTGAGTTTGAATTAATTGATAGTGCAGGATTAAGTTTTCGTAAATATTCAGATCATCTCGAAGAAACAGTTCGTCAGGGGGCACTGAAGTTACTTGAGCGAGCACAGGTCATTGTATTTGTTGTTGATGGGAAAGCCGGCCTTCTTCCTGAGGATCAGGAGATTGCGAGAGCGTTGCATAGGACAGGAAAACCGATTATTGTTGCGGTTAATAAAATGGACACCAAGCTCGCGCAAGAGCAACAATATGAATTTCAGCAACTGGGATATGCAACGTATGTACCTATCTCTGCTCAGCACGGTACTAATATTGATGAGCTTCTTGATAGTATCATCGAACAGGTAAAAACTACCAAGGGTCGTACGGTTGAAGAAAAACCGTCATTCAAGGTGACATTATTGGGTAAGCCGAATGTTGGTAAATCATCACTCATGAATATGCTACTCAATAAACAACGTTCCTTAGTTACCGAGGTAGCAGGTACAACACGGGAGCCACTTACAGAAAATATTACCTTCTATCATGATGTTATCTCTGTGACTGATACGCCTGGGGTAAGAAGAAAGCGTTCTGTTGGCGAGGATCTTGAGCAGCTCATGGTTAAAAGCGCCTTAAGCGCTGTTCGTACAACCGATGTTGTACTCTTACTTGTTGATGCAGCAGAAGGTGGATTTGCTGATCAAGAATTGAAGCTTGCATTCTATGCATTTGAGGACAAAAAAAAGGCCTTAGTCCTTCTCTTTAACAAATATGACCTGATGACAGACGAATTACGAGATCTATGGAAACGTTCGCTTGATGCCTATGCCCATTTCTTCCGTAAGATCTATACCATGAACATCTCATGTAAAGATGGGAAAAATGTAGGTAAGCTTATGCCGCTCTTGCATGATCTATGGAAAACATACCATAAAGAGTTTTCGAATGAGGAATTAACACTTTTATTCCAGCAGGCACTGCAAAAAACACCGCTTTATCGTCAGGAGAAGATGTTGAAGGTGCATCGGGCAGAGTTTGTGAAGTCAGGGCCGCCGATGATTGCGCTGGTTGTAAACTATCCAGAATTTTTTGGACCATCCCAGCTGATGTTTTTTGAGAATATTTTGCGAGATTACACGAATTTGAAGAGTATTCCCGTTAAAATCGTGATCAAAACTAAGTCCTAG
- a CDS encoding HPF/RaiA family ribosome-associated protein, producing MNKRITFRHMEHSNHLENHAEQQLEKIMGLLSTEKTPILVDLILEAHKLRGHNKVDFHVKTPNVDFFVSDEAPDMEQLVSSVIDTMYHKLREEKKRRLKKRTE from the coding sequence ATGAACAAACGCATTACCTTCCGTCATATGGAACATTCTAATCATTTAGAAAATCATGCAGAACAGCAGCTCGAAAAAATCATGGGTTTGTTGTCAACAGAAAAAACACCTATCTTGGTAGATTTAATTTTGGAGGCGCATAAGTTACGGGGGCACAATAAAGTTGACTTCCACGTAAAGACGCCGAATGTAGATTTCTTTGTAAGTGATGAGGCTCCCGATATGGAGCAACTGGTCAGTTCAGTAATTGATACAATGTATCATAAACTGCGTGAAGAAAAGAAACGACGATTGAAAAAGAGAACCGAGTAG
- a CDS encoding sulfite exporter TauE/SafE family protein, with product MYKSLLALLIMLSLPAHSIVISHKRTNIDTKHQQIDLQCDLDEDELLYKDALRITVDHPNATVIAWKVATSAQKHYIPQNRTTKLAYSSPVHLQIDLKTPEVIRDDVTVLIVYQTTKQKRPQEYRINMTDAEPISEQIQESAIECDVDPGEHHVEQLPIPQLRSWSESIQTLITHTNHLWVQLILILLLGLLMSLTPCIYPMIPITIGVMQGHSTSSFRKKLLLSIAYSLGVATTYSLLGLVAALTGELFGAVTKNPIIILLIIVWLGYLALSMFGLYDIYIPSFMRSSNKRVHAGSFLSVFTFGLMSGSIASPCLSPGLAFLLCIVATIGNAFVGFLMLFAFGIGLSIPLMLVGTFSQLFDRLPKAGAWMLEIKKIFGILLIGMCFFYLKNILPWYIVLAGIALMLVIIGIYYFATISTSDQKILRRFKNSMGTLLIVSSVIVGLHAVQAYYTPDFQDMFWITSYEQGLKKAQQENKLIFVDFWSETCSICTAINKGLLADPSVRSALSSFVPVKIDLNDAYNKHLQKKYAIKGLPYFLLIDTQETIHKQWDSSLYHAKKDEFIEELNRYF from the coding sequence ATGTATAAGTCATTATTAGCCCTTCTCATAATGCTTTCGCTCCCAGCACATAGCATTGTCATATCGCATAAACGAACCAATATTGATACTAAACACCAACAAATAGATCTTCAGTGTGATCTAGATGAAGATGAACTATTATATAAAGACGCATTACGTATTACGGTTGATCACCCTAATGCCACAGTAATAGCCTGGAAAGTTGCTACATCAGCTCAAAAACATTATATCCCTCAGAATCGTACAACTAAACTAGCCTACAGTAGCCCAGTACATCTCCAGATTGATCTAAAAACACCGGAAGTAATTCGTGATGATGTAACGGTACTTATTGTCTATCAAACAACAAAACAAAAACGGCCCCAAGAATACCGAATCAATATGACTGATGCCGAACCAATCTCAGAACAAATTCAAGAGTCAGCAATCGAATGTGACGTGGATCCTGGCGAACACCACGTCGAACAACTTCCCATTCCGCAGTTGCGCTCCTGGTCAGAATCAATTCAAACGTTAATTACTCATACAAATCATCTATGGGTACAATTGATTCTCATCCTGCTGTTGGGACTACTAATGAGTTTGACACCATGCATTTATCCTATGATTCCAATTACCATCGGCGTCATGCAAGGACACAGCACTTCATCATTTAGGAAAAAACTTTTGCTATCCATCGCCTATAGCCTTGGTGTTGCAACAACCTACTCGCTTCTGGGATTAGTTGCGGCCCTAACAGGAGAATTATTTGGCGCGGTTACAAAAAACCCTATTATTATCCTGCTCATCATCGTATGGCTTGGCTATCTTGCACTTTCAATGTTTGGTCTTTACGACATCTACATTCCCTCATTCATGCGATCTTCAAACAAACGAGTTCATGCAGGATCGTTTCTTTCAGTTTTTACCTTTGGTTTGATGAGCGGCTCCATTGCATCACCATGTCTCTCGCCCGGCCTTGCGTTTCTCTTATGTATTGTCGCCACTATTGGTAATGCCTTTGTTGGATTTTTAATGCTTTTCGCATTTGGTATTGGTCTAAGTATTCCACTTATGCTTGTTGGAACATTTTCTCAATTATTTGACCGTCTTCCAAAAGCGGGAGCTTGGATGCTAGAGATCAAAAAAATCTTTGGAATCCTGCTTATTGGCATGTGCTTCTTTTATCTTAAAAATATTCTTCCATGGTATATCGTCCTAGCAGGCATAGCACTCATGCTGGTCATAATCGGCATATATTACTTTGCAACCATATCTACATCAGACCAAAAAATATTACGTAGATTCAAAAATAGTATGGGAACGCTGCTAATTGTTAGCTCAGTTATTGTCGGCCTACACGCTGTACAGGCTTATTATACACCAGACTTTCAAGATATGTTTTGGATAACTTCATATGAGCAAGGTCTTAAAAAAGCGCAACAGGAAAACAAACTAATTTTTGTAGATTTTTGGTCAGAAACATGCTCAATCTGCACTGCCATTAACAAGGGCCTTTTAGCCGATCCGTCTGTCCGCTCCGCACTTTCATCATTTGTTCCCGTCAAAATCGATTTAAACGATGCATACAATAAACATCTTCAAAAAAAATATGCTATTAAAGGACTCCCTTACTTCCTCCTTATCGATACACAAGAAACAATACACAAGCAATGGGATAGCTCACTATATCATGCAAAAAAAGACGAATTTATCGAGGAATTAAATCGCTATTTTTAG
- a CDS encoding DUF4097 family beta strand repeat protein: protein MRTLYLVIMPLLVSTEGIFASFSFKDIVTYVSPKKQEDVLTYEHKLENEGTLYAETTNGKISVKTWSHNKIVVEVVKKGSEKDLETANITTNFKDHEAYIQVKQKQKARCSIDINIIAPHATVMSLRSNNGSLHVTQPHGPVDASILNGAITILDSTSVVHATSENGAICIQQKQLSEPHTITAQTTNGAINLGLPLSTNAHLNAHTTNGIITSSLYITPESINTKLNRQYWDRVKHECIGAIGSGGSLIKLASTNGKITISDY from the coding sequence ATGCGTACACTTTATCTCGTCATCATGCCTCTGTTGGTATCAACCGAAGGCATTTTCGCCTCGTTTTCATTCAAGGATATCGTGACATACGTCAGTCCCAAAAAACAAGAAGACGTTTTAACCTATGAACACAAACTTGAAAACGAAGGAACCCTCTATGCAGAAACAACCAATGGCAAGATCTCAGTCAAAACCTGGAGCCATAACAAGATCGTCGTCGAAGTGGTCAAAAAAGGCAGTGAAAAAGATCTCGAAACAGCTAACATTACGACCAACTTCAAGGACCATGAAGCGTACATCCAGGTAAAACAAAAACAAAAAGCTCGTTGTAGCATCGATATCAATATTATTGCACCCCATGCAACAGTAATGAGTTTGCGATCAAATAATGGCTCGCTCCATGTAACCCAGCCTCACGGCCCTGTAGATGCATCAATACTCAACGGCGCAATCACCATCCTCGACAGCACTAGTGTAGTACATGCCACGTCAGAAAACGGCGCAATCTGTATCCAGCAAAAACAGCTATCCGAGCCTCATACCATCACCGCACAGACAACTAATGGAGCCATTAATCTCGGCCTACCATTGAGCACCAATGCGCATCTCAATGCACATACCACTAACGGGATAATCACAAGCTCTTTGTACATCACACCAGAATCAATCAACACCAAGCTTAATCGCCAGTATTGGGATCGCGTCAAACATGAGTGCATCGGAGCGATCGGCTCTGGTGGTAGTCTTATTAAGCTCGCTTCAACCAATGGCAAAATTACCATCTCAGATTACTAA
- a CDS encoding CCA tRNA nucleotidyltransferase, producing the protein MEYTKLQHKVQALIPEAAWGILSELMKKGARPVLVGGAVRDLLLGAHVKDIDIEVHGIALNKLEDILKIFGHVRMVGKTYGVLRIDSIPIDWSLPRTDSSGRKPKVTIDPSLSIKDAFARRDLTLNALGIDLKTFELLDPFGGLDDIKHRRLRTPDPKRFVEDPLRLYRVMQFVGRFSMQPDDELNELCAFMNVSDVSVERVEQEFNKLFLYSPQPSLGVKWLHTIGRLQDLFPELYALIGLEQTSEYHPEGDVFEHTMQAIDSAATFSYDGDKEKLVIMYATLCHDLGKPEATHYVDGRLRSIGHEDVGVAVAQKLLRRLTRNHDLIDRVVVLVKYHMCPGQLVKQNASLAAYKRLAKKLEPLCTMLQLAYVFRADVLARNPNIGMPLTAEPEAVRRFLECVRQAAVEKHAELPVLTGKDLAGIVEPGPKMGNMLKKAYEIQINNGITDKDKILKLLLLKSAGA; encoded by the coding sequence ATGGAGTATACAAAGCTGCAACATAAAGTCCAAGCGCTTATACCTGAAGCGGCCTGGGGCATTCTTTCAGAGCTAATGAAAAAAGGCGCGCGACCGGTGTTAGTTGGTGGTGCAGTTCGTGATCTACTGCTTGGTGCACACGTAAAAGATATTGATATTGAAGTGCATGGTATTGCGCTGAATAAGCTTGAAGATATTTTAAAAATATTTGGCCATGTGCGCATGGTTGGCAAAACATACGGAGTTTTACGTATTGATAGTATTCCTATCGATTGGTCGTTGCCCCGTACTGATAGTTCGGGCCGCAAACCTAAGGTAACTATTGATCCATCACTGAGTATCAAGGATGCATTCGCTCGTAGAGATCTGACATTGAATGCGTTGGGTATTGATCTGAAAACATTTGAACTACTCGATCCGTTTGGTGGCTTAGATGACATCAAGCATAGGCGACTGCGCACACCTGATCCAAAACGGTTTGTAGAAGATCCTCTGCGCTTGTATAGGGTTATGCAGTTTGTGGGTCGGTTTTCGATGCAGCCAGATGATGAATTGAACGAGCTGTGTGCATTCATGAATGTATCGGACGTTTCTGTTGAGCGGGTTGAACAGGAATTTAATAAGTTGTTTCTTTACTCCCCACAGCCGTCGTTAGGTGTGAAATGGTTGCATACCATTGGAAGGCTACAGGATCTGTTTCCAGAGCTGTATGCATTGATTGGTCTGGAGCAAACATCAGAGTATCATCCTGAGGGTGATGTGTTTGAGCATACGATGCAGGCAATAGATTCAGCTGCGACATTCTCATATGATGGTGATAAAGAAAAATTGGTAATCATGTACGCGACGCTGTGTCACGATTTAGGAAAACCAGAAGCAACGCACTATGTAGATGGTCGGTTGAGAAGTATAGGCCATGAAGATGTGGGTGTGGCTGTTGCTCAGAAATTGCTTCGTCGTCTTACAAGAAATCATGATCTTATAGACCGTGTTGTGGTGCTTGTGAAATATCACATGTGTCCAGGCCAGTTGGTAAAACAAAATGCATCGCTTGCCGCTTATAAGCGTCTTGCAAAAAAATTAGAACCACTGTGCACCATGCTGCAGTTGGCGTATGTCTTTCGAGCGGATGTATTGGCACGTAATCCAAACATTGGCATGCCATTGACTGCCGAGCCAGAAGCAGTCCGCAGGTTTCTTGAATGTGTACGTCAAGCTGCAGTTGAGAAGCATGCTGAGCTTCCCGTCCTAACAGGTAAAGATTTGGCAGGAATTGTGGAGCCGGGGCCAAAAATGGGAAATATGCTCAAAAAGGCGTACGAGATTCAGATAAACAATGGTATTACCGACAAGGATAAGATACTTAAGCTTCTGTTACTCAAGAGTGCTGGCGCGTAG
- a CDS encoding MotA/TolQ/ExbB proton channel family protein encodes MKFLFGNSLWQLIVMSDAVSKMVLLALFGMSIVCWTIFLYKVILSRLKKRQIADALPALKKVNALQELLNLSSAFAATLPGYFLSHNLTILKSVLQRRDSAATSITEQEWDELCDEAEDTFDDIVHHEHQYMPVLYSFAGVSTLMGLFGTVWGLVHSFIRISEKQSADITTVAPGIAEALLTTLAGLIVAIPAFLMFHYLDNDVKQLEYQLSKFVDRYCLVLKSLFRS; translated from the coding sequence ATGAAATTTTTATTCGGTAACTCATTATGGCAACTGATAGTGATGTCTGATGCGGTTAGTAAGATGGTGCTGTTAGCATTGTTTGGTATGTCAATTGTGTGTTGGACTATCTTTCTTTATAAAGTGATTTTGTCGCGTCTCAAGAAACGCCAGATTGCCGATGCTTTGCCTGCTCTCAAGAAAGTCAATGCACTCCAAGAGCTTCTCAATCTTTCATCAGCATTCGCTGCAACATTGCCTGGCTATTTTCTATCGCACAATCTGACGATCTTAAAATCCGTCTTACAGCGGCGCGATAGTGCAGCGACATCAATCACAGAACAAGAATGGGATGAGCTGTGTGATGAAGCAGAAGACACTTTTGATGACATTGTGCATCACGAACATCAATATATGCCAGTACTGTATTCGTTTGCGGGTGTATCAACCTTGATGGGATTGTTTGGAACGGTCTGGGGCTTGGTCCACTCGTTTATTAGAATTAGCGAAAAACAATCTGCTGACATTACTACGGTTGCTCCTGGTATTGCTGAAGCATTGCTTACGACGCTTGCGGGTTTGATTGTCGCTATTCCAGCATTTCTGATGTTCCATTATTTGGATAATGATGTTAAACAATTAGAGTATCAGCTTTCTAAATTTGTGGATCGATATTGTCTTGTTCTTAAGTCTCTCTTTCGTTCATAG
- a CDS encoding biopolymer transporter ExbD, which yields MNKRRLRRLKQQKPELVVNLTPLIDTALTLLVIFMITAPMLQHGIKVELPQGKSQEVQATQKQDVVIYIDKDSAIYCNDEKQESEDALLSSLKTKVALNADQTVYVKADKSISYGRVIETVDRIKYVGGVKYVALATQKRA from the coding sequence ATGAATAAGAGGAGATTGAGAAGATTGAAACAACAAAAACCTGAATTGGTCGTCAACTTAACGCCACTCATTGATACAGCGTTAACGCTTTTGGTGATCTTTATGATTACTGCGCCGATGCTACAGCACGGTATCAAGGTTGAATTGCCACAAGGAAAGTCACAAGAGGTGCAGGCGACGCAAAAACAGGACGTGGTGATCTATATTGATAAGGACAGTGCAATCTATTGCAATGACGAGAAACAGGAATCAGAAGATGCATTATTGTCTTCCTTGAAAACAAAGGTTGCACTCAACGCTGATCAGACAGTGTATGTCAAAGCGGACAAATCAATCTCATATGGCCGCGTTATTGAAACAGTGGATCGCATCAAGTATGTCGGGGGTGTAAAATATGTTGCGCTGGCCACGCAAAAACGTGCCTAA
- a CDS encoding TonB C-terminal domain-containing protein gives MLRWPRKNVPKRYQFLAKLFLVSCALHVMAVLVLCFFYRSGTVYTIDLNRRSAQVVFLPFHKSTTTRLSGGSQPGGAAPVQNVRQKPHKQKPATTLVAKVIKPAQKTPQKKKVSQTAQKSVSQQKKVALVPPQQKVDNTAKVSPAATQKKQEMPIVPRKESVSSVAEPVVASSVLPTDVPVGDDVIYVGVQELDMLELHDSIRNEIERVWHPPVGIASGRSCEVKLRVAWNGSVDTVEVIEGSGIIAFDASVRHAVLKMQFPKGAHGKTLCIPFVQ, from the coding sequence ATGTTGCGCTGGCCACGCAAAAACGTGCCTAAACGATATCAGTTTCTTGCTAAATTATTTCTGGTTTCGTGTGCACTTCATGTCATGGCTGTGCTTGTGCTCTGTTTCTTTTACCGGAGCGGGACGGTCTACACGATTGATCTCAATCGTCGTTCGGCGCAGGTGGTCTTTTTGCCATTTCATAAATCAACAACGACACGTTTGTCAGGAGGATCACAACCTGGTGGAGCCGCACCAGTACAGAATGTACGGCAAAAACCACACAAGCAAAAACCGGCAACAACATTAGTTGCTAAGGTCATAAAGCCTGCCCAGAAAACACCACAAAAAAAGAAGGTATCTCAAACAGCGCAGAAATCCGTGTCACAACAAAAGAAAGTTGCATTAGTACCGCCACAACAGAAAGTAGACAATACTGCTAAAGTGTCACCAGCGGCCACACAAAAAAAGCAAGAAATGCCCATTGTCCCAAGAAAGGAGTCGGTGTCTTCAGTGGCAGAGCCTGTAGTTGCATCCTCGGTACTGCCAACGGATGTTCCTGTGGGTGATGATGTGATCTATGTTGGGGTACAAGAGCTCGACATGCTTGAGCTTCATGATTCGATTCGCAATGAGATTGAAAGAGTATGGCATCCCCCAGTTGGTATTGCTTCGGGTCGGTCCTGCGAGGTGAAATTGCGTGTTGCCTGGAATGGTTCGGTGGATACGGTTGAAGTGATCGAGGGTTCAGGAATCATTGCATTTGACGCGTCGGTTCGACATGCTGTGCTGAAGATGCAGTTTCCAAAAGGAGCACATGGCAAAACATTGTGCATACCATTTGTTCAGTAA